A DNA window from Salvelinus sp. IW2-2015 linkage group LG4q.1:29, ASM291031v2, whole genome shotgun sequence contains the following coding sequences:
- the arsa gene encoding arylsulfatase A, which yields MGHFLSLTTLLYLLVTSCSGSPPSNFIVLFADDLGFGDLGCYGHPTSLTPNLDRLAADGLRFTDFYCTSPVCSPSRASLLTGRYQTRSGVYPGVFYPGSRGGLPLNETTIAEVLKPLGYATAAMGKWHLGVGENGMYLPTRQGFDHYLGVPYSHDMGPCQNLTCFPPDVKCFGHCDVGVVTIPLMHNDVIKQQPVDFLDLERVYSDFATDFITQSTRKKQPFFLYYPSHHTHYPQYAGPATAGRSRRGPFGDALLEFDSTVGNLLSALEHTGVLNNTLILFTADNGPELMRMSRGGNAGPLKCGKGTTYEGGMREPAIAYWPGTITPGVTHELASTLDIMPTIAGLAGAKLPMVQLDGVDMTDILVNHGPSKREAMMFYPTDPSEKYGLFALRLGKYKAHFYTRGAGHSETTPDQDCHIISFLKPHDPPLLFDLESDPSENYPLSPLGRPDLQALLQRIGVVKEQFEASMEFGESQIGKGSDPDLEPCCTPHCTPKPSCCQCG from the exons ATGGGCCATTTTCTATCTCTCACCACCTTACTGTACCTGCTTGTTACGAGCTGCTCGGGCTCCCCTCCCTCGAATTTCATCGTCCTGTTCGCGGACGACCTGGGGTTCGGCGACCTAGGATGCTACGGCCATCCAACCTCGCTCACCCCCAACCTGGACCGATTGGCGGCCGACGGACTGAGATTCACTGACTTCTACTGCACCAGTCCCGTCTGCAGCCCCTCCAG GGCGTCTTTGCTGACAGGGCGCTACCAGACCCGGTCAGGGGTGTACCCGGGGGTGTTCTACCCCGGTTCCCGCGGGGGTCTACCGCTGAACGAGACCACCATAGCAGAGGTGCTAAAGCCCCTGGGCTACGCCACGGCAGCCATGGGGAAATGGCACCTGGGGGTGGGGGAGAACGGGATGTACCTGCCCACCCGACAGGGCTTTGACCACTACCTGGGGGTCCCCTACTCCCATGACATG gGACCCTGTCAGAATCTGACATGTTTCCCTCCAGATGTTAAATGCTTCGGACACTGTGACGTCGGCGTGGTAACCATCCCACTAATGCACAATGATGTCATAAAGCAGCAGCCTGTGGACTTCCTGGATCTGGAGAGAGTTTACAGTGACTTTGCCACAGACTTCATCACCCAGTCTACCAGGAAGAAACAACCCTTCTTCCTCTACTACCCCTCCCAT CACACCCACTACCCCCAGTATGCAGGCCCGGCAACGGCAGGGCGGTCTCGTAGGGGTCCGTTTGGTGACGCTCTGCTGGAATTTGACTCTACAGTAGGGAATCTGCTCTCAGCACTGGAACATACTGGCGTCCTCAACAACACTCTCATACTGTTCACTGCTGATAATGG gCCTGAGTTGATGCGTATGTCTCGGGGGGGTAATGCTGGTCCTCTGAAGTGTGGTAAGGGCACCACCTATGAAGGGGGCATGAGAGAACCTGCCATCGCCTACTGGCCTGGGACCATcacaccag GGGTCACCCATGAGCTGGCTAGCACCCTGGATATCATGCCCACCATCGCAGGGCTGGCGGGGGCCAAACTACCAATGGTGCAGCTGGACGGAGTGGACATGACGGACATCTTGGTCAACCACGGACCG AGTAAGAGAGAGGCCATGATGTTCTACCCTACAGACCCCAGTGAGAAGTACGGCTTGTTCGCTCTCAGGCTGGGCAAATACAAGGCTCACTTCTACACACGcg GTGCAGGCCATAGTGAGACCACCCCAGACCAGGACTGTCACATAATATCCTTCCTGAAGCCCCATGATCCTCCCCTGCTGTTTGACTTGGAGTCTGACCCCAGTGAGAACTACCCCTTGTCTCCGCTGGGACGCCCCGACCTGCAGGCCCTGCTACAGAGGATAGGC